Proteins encoded in a region of the Sulfurimonas marina genome:
- the trpA gene encoding tryptophan synthase subunit alpha, whose translation MKDLVAYITSGYPEKNFTIDLALALGENGVDTLELGVPFSDPVADGPAIEAANHKALSLGFKFKDLLEISRAVAPAVDTLWMGYFNSFYQQNMDLLLPKAQELGVNGLIIPDLPHEEALRYKNLFDANNLANISFVAPTDTPERIKEVVSDAQKFIYMVAYTGITGSGVSEDLQPFLATIKEFTQTPVYVGFGVNEKTAKEKVKGADGVIVGSAFINILLQDSLSFNEKIHRCSDLAREIKDKINS comes from the coding sequence TTGAAAGACTTAGTAGCATATATAACTTCTGGGTATCCAGAAAAAAACTTTACGATTGATTTAGCACTTGCATTAGGGGAAAACGGTGTAGATACACTTGAATTAGGTGTTCCGTTTTCAGATCCTGTTGCAGACGGACCGGCGATTGAAGCGGCAAACCATAAAGCCTTATCACTCGGATTCAAATTTAAAGACTTACTTGAGATCTCACGTGCAGTTGCACCTGCGGTGGATACTTTATGGATGGGTTATTTTAATAGTTTTTATCAGCAAAATATGGATCTGCTTCTTCCAAAAGCACAAGAGCTTGGTGTCAACGGTTTAATCATTCCCGATCTTCCTCACGAAGAAGCACTAAGATATAAAAATCTATTTGATGCAAACAACCTTGCAAATATCAGTTTTGTAGCCCCTACAGATACGCCTGAGCGTATCAAAGAGGTTGTAAGCGATGCACAAAAATTTATCTATATGGTTGCCTATACTGGGATCACAGGTTCGGGTGTAAGCGAAGATCTTCAACCATTTTTAGCTACGATTAAGGAGTTTACACAAACTCCTGTTTATGTAGGTTTTGGTGTAAATGAAAAAACGGCAAAAGAGAAAGTAAAAGGTGCTGATGGTGTAATTGTCGGAAGTGCATTTATCAATATCTTACTTCAAGACTCTCTTTCATTCAATGAAAAGATCCACAGATGTTCTGATCTTGCAAGAGAGATCAAAGATAAAATCAACAGTTAA
- a CDS encoding aminotransferase class I/II-fold pyridoxal phosphate-dependent enzyme, whose protein sequence is MDNFEKYCTQFVQEVGSKEGAISPTITSSASFAYGDCETAEGIFNGSVKKPLYSRVGNPTSAKLESLMAMMDGGVGAVATSSGMGAISLSVMSLLSSGDEVISVGGLFGGTYSFFSETTARFGIKTNFFDVDELDAIKAAITQNTKIIFLESVGNPNMRLPDIKAIAQIANDAGIALIVDNTITPLSIKPLELGADIVVYSTTKIISGNASALGGCAVFRPINEGDDKFKSERYPFMAKFIKGAGKMALVPNAKKRALRDFGMSANAQASYQTMLGLETLALRMPRVVNSVEVIAKELSKNGLDINHPCLESHPHHERYKSDFSNGCGTLLTIDMGSKEKAYQFLNRTKLATITANIGDSRTLALHMASTIYSDFNEQEREFLGITDGLIRVSIGLENPQDIIEDFLNAAR, encoded by the coding sequence ATGGATAACTTTGAAAAATATTGTACTCAGTTTGTTCAAGAGGTAGGTTCTAAAGAAGGTGCTATCTCTCCAACAATAACTTCTTCAGCATCATTTGCATACGGTGATTGTGAGACAGCAGAAGGTATATTTAACGGTAGTGTTAAAAAACCTCTATATTCTCGTGTCGGTAACCCAACAAGTGCAAAACTAGAGTCATTAATGGCAATGATGGATGGCGGAGTCGGTGCAGTTGCTACAAGTTCAGGAATGGGTGCTATCAGTTTAAGCGTTATGAGCTTACTCTCCAGCGGCGATGAAGTTATCAGCGTAGGCGGTCTGTTTGGTGGAACATACTCATTTTTCAGTGAGACTACTGCAAGGTTTGGAATCAAAACAAACTTTTTCGATGTAGATGAGCTTGATGCTATCAAAGCAGCAATTACACAAAATACTAAAATTATCTTTTTAGAGAGTGTCGGTAATCCGAATATGAGATTGCCGGATATCAAAGCGATCGCTCAGATCGCAAATGATGCGGGTATCGCTCTAATTGTTGACAACACTATAACCCCTCTTAGTATTAAGCCGTTAGAGCTGGGTGCAGACATTGTCGTATATTCAACAACAAAAATCATTTCGGGAAATGCCTCGGCACTTGGCGGATGTGCAGTTTTTCGTCCAATTAATGAAGGGGATGACAAATTTAAATCTGAAAGATACCCTTTTATGGCGAAATTTATTAAAGGTGCCGGGAAAATGGCACTTGTACCAAATGCTAAAAAAAGAGCACTGAGAGATTTCGGCATGAGTGCAAATGCACAAGCATCGTACCAAACAATGTTAGGACTGGAAACTTTAGCTCTTAGAATGCCGAGAGTTGTCAACAGTGTAGAGGTTATTGCAAAAGAGTTAAGCAAGAATGGACTTGATATCAACCATCCGTGTTTAGAGTCTCATCCTCATCATGAACGTTACAAAAGTGACTTTTCAAACGGTTGCGGAACATTGCTAACAATCGATATGGGTTCAAAAGAAAAAGCATACCAGTTTCTCAATAGAACAAAACTTGCAACTATAACAGCAAATATCGGAGACAGCAGAACACTTGCTCTTCATATGGCATCTACAATCTATAGTGATTTTAATGAGCAAGAGAGAGAATTTCTAGGTATAACTGATGGACTTATTCGTGTCTCTATCGGACTAGAAAATCCACAAGATATTATTGAAGATTTTTTAAACGCAGCAAGGTAA
- a CDS encoding Hpt domain-containing protein has protein sequence MGIRSDLDANFDFEIVDEFLDHYSMMIDSMEVMVIDLGKENMYKRSISELFRVFHNIKSASSYLKIEPMSKLAAFVESELEELREKEPPINEETINWLLEVSDMFAAWQDDLKLDNELSKIKFSLLKIPDTDK, from the coding sequence ATGGGTATAAGAAGTGATTTAGATGCCAATTTTGATTTTGAAATAGTCGATGAGTTTCTGGATCACTACTCTATGATGATCGATAGTATGGAAGTGATGGTTATAGACCTTGGCAAAGAAAATATGTACAAAAGAAGCATTAGTGAACTTTTTCGCGTATTTCACAATATCAAATCTGCTTCAAGCTATTTAAAAATTGAGCCTATGTCAAAACTTGCTGCATTTGTCGAATCAGAGCTAGAAGAGTTACGTGAAAAAGAACCTCCTATAAATGAAGAAACGATTAACTGGCTTCTTGAAGTAAGTGATATGTTTGCAGCATGGCAAGATGATCTCAAGCTCGATAATGAGCTCTCTAAAATAAAATTCTCTTTATTAAAAATTCCAGATACGGACAAATAA
- a CDS encoding esterase-like activity of phytase family protein translates to MKFLIILFLLLSNLFAYTICPNGEQECQIGKIHILDTKKLSSFDDKLSEFSALVLKENTLYCLSDKGRLLHFDFSIKEKKIARFKYKQSYSLKDKKGKKLSKNFRDAEGMDIYGKGVAISFEGRNRVELYDLYGNRYKSIKLNKKLRKNDNYESTNKGLESVAYSPLYGIITAPEAPLKKKKKHRIYSRDFTWKFDAEGFITDIKFIDTHYIIVLMRDFNIFTRSRTTQILKLDLSSCIDSTCNAESLAKISSQDGWKIDNFEGIEKVDKDTYLMVSDDNDSLFQNTLLVLFEIVKG, encoded by the coding sequence ATGAAATTTTTAATTATTCTCTTTTTACTCTTAAGTAATTTATTTGCATATACAATCTGTCCAAATGGAGAACAAGAGTGTCAAATAGGAAAGATCCATATATTAGATACAAAAAAACTCTCTTCTTTCGATGATAAACTCAGTGAATTTTCAGCACTCGTTTTAAAAGAAAATACTCTTTACTGCTTGAGTGATAAAGGGAGACTGCTTCATTTTGACTTTTCAATAAAAGAGAAAAAGATTGCAAGGTTTAAATATAAACAGAGCTATTCATTAAAAGATAAAAAAGGTAAAAAACTCTCTAAAAACTTCCGAGATGCAGAGGGGATGGATATATACGGAAAAGGTGTAGCTATCTCTTTTGAGGGAAGAAACAGAGTTGAACTGTATGACCTTTATGGAAATCGTTATAAATCGATTAAGCTTAATAAAAAGCTACGAAAAAACGATAATTATGAGAGTACAAACAAAGGTTTAGAATCTGTAGCTTATAGTCCTTTATATGGAATTATTACTGCTCCAGAAGCACCTTTGAAAAAGAAAAAGAAACATAGAATTTATTCGAGAGATTTTACTTGGAAGTTTGATGCAGAAGGGTTTATCACTGATATCAAGTTTATAGATACTCACTATATTATAGTATTGATGCGGGATTTTAATATCTTTACGAGATCTAGAACTACACAGATCTTAAAACTTGATCTTTCAAGTTGTATAGATTCTACATGTAACGCGGAATCATTAGCAAAAATAAGTTCTCAAGATGGATGGAAAATAGATAATTTTGAGGGGATTGAAAAGGTGGATAAAGACACTTACCTTATGGTAAGTGACGATAATGACAGTTTATTTCAAAATACACTTTTAGTGTTGTTTGAAATAGTAAAAGGGTAA
- the panB gene encoding 3-methyl-2-oxobutanoate hydroxymethyltransferase, with translation MGKKLTISSIKKQKGVKPLVMITAYDALFAKLFENSADMILVGDSLNMSFAGKSDTISATLDQMIYHTNAVCNGAKDTFVVCDMPFGTYLNKKEALKNATKVFQNTPADCVKIEGGKDKAEVIKHLTTNGIAVCGHIGLLPQSVRSEGGYKVKGKSEEEKEQLLKDAKAVEKAGAFCMVIEGTKADVAKEIAESVSIPVIGIGAGADVDGQVLVFSDMLGFFEEFTPKFVKKYLDGATLVKDAVAQYADEVEKKEFPKEEHTY, from the coding sequence ATGGGTAAAAAATTAACTATATCTTCTATAAAAAAGCAAAAGGGTGTAAAACCGTTAGTGATGATCACTGCATATGATGCGCTTTTTGCGAAACTTTTTGAGAATAGTGCAGATATGATTTTAGTAGGTGATAGTTTAAATATGAGCTTTGCAGGCAAATCTGATACGATCAGTGCTACGCTTGATCAGATGATCTACCATACAAATGCAGTTTGTAACGGTGCAAAAGATACTTTTGTCGTATGTGATATGCCGTTTGGTACATATTTAAATAAAAAAGAAGCTCTTAAAAATGCTACAAAAGTATTTCAAAATACTCCAGCAGATTGTGTAAAGATCGAGGGTGGGAAAGATAAAGCCGAAGTTATTAAACACCTTACAACAAACGGGATCGCCGTATGTGGTCATATAGGGCTTTTACCTCAGTCTGTAAGAAGCGAGGGCGGTTACAAAGTTAAAGGCAAATCCGAAGAGGAAAAAGAGCAGCTTTTAAAAGATGCAAAAGCGGTTGAAAAAGCGGGTGCCTTTTGTATGGTGATCGAAGGGACTAAAGCTGATGTTGCCAAAGAGATTGCAGAGTCTGTTTCTATCCCGGTAATAGGTATTGGAGCAGGGGCTGATGTGGACGGACAGGTTCTTGTATTCTCAGATATGTTAGGTTTCTTTGAGGAATTCACTCCGAAATTTGTAAAAAAATATCTTGACGGTGCCACATTGGTAAAAGATGCTGTTGCTCAATATGCCGATGAGGTGGAGAAAAAAGAGTTTCCAAAAGAGGAACATACTTATTAA
- a CDS encoding AI-2E family transporter, translating into MKPQYFIAILFATALYWMYLLYAPYLMAITIAALLAISTSNIQNYLEKHLHSKLAASFVSSLLLAALFFAPLGYFLTTLTLQLNSLEADTIKRVEIYISNMIDNPPSYLLFFKPYFADSLKDLDVNALTAGAIKFAGKVGTISAGFLKNAFLVIVFYFFAQYNGSTIVSFLKRVVQMSSEDGTLLSRELSSVMSVVFYSIITTAMFEGALFGLAISYIGYNGLLFGIMYGFASLIPVVGGILMWLPFMLYEFSIGNSTNAWFIAIYSIVMISIIADTFIKPIIIKEINKKLLNDDDAKLNELVIFFAIIAGLTTFGFWGMILGPAITAFFLTILKLFEARTAECERKQIVVED; encoded by the coding sequence GTGAAACCACAATATTTTATAGCAATACTATTTGCAACGGCACTATACTGGATGTATCTGTTATATGCACCGTATCTGATGGCTATTACGATCGCTGCACTTTTAGCAATTTCAACATCCAATATTCAAAACTATCTGGAAAAACATCTTCACTCTAAGCTTGCAGCTTCTTTTGTTTCCAGTTTATTGCTTGCTGCGCTCTTTTTTGCACCTTTAGGGTATTTTTTAACAACTTTGACTCTGCAGTTAAATTCACTCGAAGCTGATACTATTAAGAGAGTAGAAATATATATATCAAATATGATTGACAACCCACCTAGCTATCTGCTTTTTTTTAAACCTTATTTTGCAGACAGTTTAAAAGATTTAGATGTAAATGCTTTAACGGCAGGAGCCATAAAGTTCGCAGGAAAAGTGGGTACAATCTCAGCAGGATTTTTGAAAAATGCTTTTTTAGTGATCGTATTTTACTTTTTTGCACAATATAACGGTTCAACGATTGTTTCATTTTTAAAACGTGTAGTACAGATGTCTTCAGAAGACGGGACTTTACTTTCACGTGAACTCTCGTCAGTTATGAGTGTTGTATTTTACTCGATCATTACTACGGCAATGTTCGAGGGTGCTTTATTTGGTTTAGCTATCTCTTATATAGGTTATAATGGTCTTTTATTTGGGATTATGTACGGTTTTGCATCACTTATCCCTGTAGTGGGCGGTATTCTAATGTGGTTACCGTTTATGTTATATGAATTCTCAATCGGAAACAGTACAAATGCTTGGTTTATAGCGATCTATTCAATTGTTATGATCTCAATTATTGCCGATACATTTATAAAACCTATCATCATTAAAGAGATCAATAAAAAGCTTTTAAACGATGATGATGCGAAGCTCAATGAATTGGTAATTTTCTTTGCAATTATCGCTGGACTGACAACATTCGGTTTTTGGGGAATGATACTCGGACCTGCAATTACTGCATTTTTCTTGACTATTTTAAAACTATTTGAGGCAAGAACTGCGGAGTGTGAACGAAAACAAATTGTCGTAGAGGACTAG
- the clpS gene encoding ATP-dependent Clp protease adapter ClpS, translating into MATDTIHEVSHDLKLKYPKKYKVYLLNDDYTTMDFVIDVLMNIFRKSYEEAQDIMLEVHKKERGLCGVYTHEIAETKVMQVVTKAKDNGFPLKATMEEE; encoded by the coding sequence ATGGCAACAGATACTATACATGAAGTTTCGCACGATTTAAAACTAAAGTATCCTAAAAAATATAAAGTTTATCTTTTAAATGACGACTATACTACTATGGATTTCGTAATTGACGTGCTAATGAATATCTTTCGTAAAAGTTATGAAGAGGCACAAGATATTATGTTAGAGGTACACAAAAAAGAGAGAGGTCTTTGCGGTGTTTACACACATGAAATTGCAGAGACAAAAGTGATGCAAGTAGTCACTAAAGCTAAAGACAACGGTTTTCCTTTAAAAGCTACTATGGAAGAGGAGTAA
- the clpA gene encoding ATP-dependent Clp protease ATP-binding subunit ClpA → MISPTLNDIFQKSILFAKESRHEYLTIEHVFYLLLSSSEGAYIIEACGGDVLQMKTALANYIKDNIERLPENVHQEPYESVALSRLIDKMVRHIQSAGQMSADVGDLIAALYEEENSFAYMLLEHYQISRLDILEMISHTDIKEDIQEDKESALEKYSINLIQKAKEGKIDPVIGRDDEIRRVTQILCRRKKNNPILVGEPGVGKTAIAEGLALNIAADTVPELLKGSQLYALDLGALLAGTKYRGDFEKRLKAVMDELKTKPNAILFIDEIHTLIGAGSTSGTMDAANQLKPALASGEIKCMGATTFAEYRNGFEKDKALSRRFTKVDVDEPSVEISYRILKGLKKKYEQHHNVEYTNKALKTAVDLSKRYITDRFLPDKAIDLIDETAASFHLKKSHKAKVNAKDIQNTISKIVGISNGQVTNDDIKLLEDFEDKLKQRVIGQDKAVDVVAQAIKISKAGLTPENKPIASFLFSGPTGVGKTELALALSQTLGIHFEKFDMSEYMEKHALSRLVGAPPGYVGYEQGGLLTEAIKKHPYCVLLLDEIEKAHPDLVNILLQIMDSATLTDNNGYKANFQNVVLIMTSNITASSRAVMGFNKDDSLSKDEELKSFFAPEFRNRLDAIVEFNQLSQEIVEGIVEKFIDDLNSELKKKKIVVSLDDDGKKFIAKSAYSKEMGARPLKRYIQDNITNKLSNEILFGKLKNGGYVDVTSSADSLELSFRELETNDTGA, encoded by the coding sequence ATGATAAGCCCTACTTTAAACGATATCTTTCAAAAGTCTATACTGTTCGCAAAAGAATCACGCCACGAGTACTTAACAATTGAACATGTATTTTATCTTCTTCTTTCTTCATCGGAGGGGGCTTATATCATCGAAGCATGTGGTGGCGATGTTCTTCAAATGAAAACTGCTCTGGCAAATTACATTAAAGACAATATTGAAAGACTTCCCGAAAATGTACATCAAGAGCCGTATGAAAGTGTTGCCCTTTCACGCTTGATCGACAAAATGGTACGCCATATCCAATCAGCTGGACAGATGAGTGCCGATGTAGGTGATCTTATTGCTGCTTTATACGAGGAGGAGAACAGTTTTGCATATATGCTGTTAGAGCATTATCAAATCTCTAGACTCGATATTTTAGAGATGATCTCCCATACAGATATCAAAGAAGATATTCAGGAAGATAAAGAATCGGCATTAGAAAAATACTCTATCAATCTCATCCAAAAAGCAAAAGAGGGAAAAATTGATCCAGTTATCGGTCGCGATGATGAGATTAGACGCGTTACACAGATCTTATGTAGACGTAAAAAGAACAATCCTATCTTAGTAGGTGAACCCGGTGTCGGTAAAACTGCAATAGCTGAAGGTCTCGCACTAAACATTGCAGCAGACACAGTTCCGGAACTTCTCAAAGGCTCACAACTTTATGCACTCGATCTTGGTGCTTTACTTGCAGGAACAAAATACAGAGGTGATTTTGAAAAACGTCTCAAGGCTGTTATGGATGAACTTAAAACAAAACCAAATGCGATCCTTTTTATCGATGAGATACATACACTTATAGGTGCAGGTAGTACAAGCGGTACTATGGACGCAGCAAATCAGCTCAAACCTGCTCTGGCTTCAGGTGAGATCAAATGTATGGGTGCTACTACTTTTGCAGAATATAGAAACGGCTTTGAAAAAGACAAAGCATTAAGCCGCAGATTTACTAAAGTTGATGTTGATGAACCATCAGTTGAGATAAGTTATCGTATCTTAAAAGGTCTAAAAAAGAAGTATGAGCAACACCATAATGTTGAATACACAAATAAAGCATTAAAAACGGCTGTAGATCTTTCAAAAAGATACATTACAGACAGATTCTTACCCGATAAGGCAATTGATCTCATCGATGAAACAGCAGCGTCATTCCACCTTAAAAAGTCTCATAAAGCAAAAGTAAACGCGAAAGATATACAAAATACTATCTCGAAAATAGTTGGTATTTCAAACGGACAGGTTACAAATGACGATATCAAGCTTTTAGAAGATTTCGAAGATAAACTCAAACAGAGAGTTATCGGTCAGGATAAAGCAGTTGATGTTGTAGCCCAAGCGATTAAAATCTCTAAAGCGGGACTAACACCTGAAAATAAACCTATAGCATCATTTTTATTTTCAGGTCCTACAGGTGTAGGTAAAACTGAACTAGCACTTGCTCTGAGCCAAACACTCGGTATCCACTTTGAAAAATTTGATATGAGTGAATATATGGAGAAGCATGCACTTTCACGTTTAGTTGGTGCACCTCCCGGTTATGTAGGGTATGAGCAAGGGGGACTACTTACAGAAGCTATTAAAAAACATCCTTACTGTGTACTGTTACTTGATGAGATAGAAAAAGCTCATCCCGATCTTGTAAATATTTTACTTCAAATAATGGATAGTGCTACATTGACTGATAATAATGGCTATAAAGCAAACTTCCAAAATGTAGTACTTATTATGACTTCAAACATTACTGCAAGCTCAAGAGCAGTTATGGGCTTTAATAAAGATGATTCACTCTCAAAAGATGAGGAGTTAAAATCTTTCTTTGCTCCGGAGTTTAGAAATAGACTAGATGCCATAGTAGAGTTTAATCAGCTTTCACAAGAGATTGTTGAAGGAATTGTTGAAAAATTTATAGATGACTTAAACAGTGAACTTAAAAAGAAAAAAATTGTTGTATCGCTTGATGATGATGGAAAAAAATTCATTGCAAAATCTGCTTATTCTAAAGAGATGGGTGCAAGACCGCTTAAAAGATATATTCAAGATAATATTACAAATAAACTCAGCAATGAGATACTCTTTGGAAAACTCAAAAATGGTGGCTATGTAGATGTAACATCTAGTGCTGATAGTTTAGAACTTTCTTTTAGAGAATTAGAGACAAATGATACCGGAGCTTAA
- a CDS encoding lipid A biosynthesis lauroyl acyltransferase, with the protein MQKLGYYMFLLFEKLLMLLPHFIRKKFFFSLAFLGYLFSKRYREVSFQNLDFIFGDKLSDEEKVSITKYAFKNLALNFLHVMEIRHMSLDELKKRVKIENLEVVEKAKKENRPIVYITPHYSSWELAGNSIGGLISPILPVYKKMKNQTYQEWLLESRDHFGNISLEKTNVVRPLVKYLKKGYAPALLIDTNINPKEGVMVKFFGKDIRQTSTPAFLARKFDAAVIPGVIHTDDEENFTLTLYDEIPVEKTDNEAADIQKATQLQADWLTSVITKEPKFWFWLHRRFKGDYPEIYEKN; encoded by the coding sequence ATGCAAAAGCTAGGTTATTACATGTTTCTTCTTTTTGAAAAACTTTTAATGCTTCTACCCCATTTTATAAGAAAAAAGTTTTTCTTCTCTTTAGCTTTTTTAGGATATCTTTTCTCAAAAAGATACAGAGAGGTCTCTTTTCAAAACCTTGACTTTATATTTGGAGATAAACTCTCTGATGAAGAAAAAGTATCTATAACAAAGTATGCTTTTAAAAATCTTGCCCTAAACTTTTTACATGTTATGGAGATTCGTCACATGAGTCTGGATGAACTGAAAAAGCGCGTAAAAATTGAGAATTTGGAAGTTGTAGAAAAAGCAAAAAAAGAGAACAGACCAATAGTTTATATTACACCTCACTACTCTTCATGGGAGCTTGCAGGAAATAGTATAGGTGGACTTATAAGCCCTATTTTACCGGTATACAAAAAGATGAAAAATCAAACATACCAAGAGTGGCTTTTAGAATCACGCGATCATTTTGGAAATATCTCTTTAGAAAAAACTAACGTGGTTCGACCTTTAGTGAAATATCTTAAAAAAGGGTATGCTCCCGCTTTATTAATAGATACAAATATTAACCCTAAAGAGGGTGTAATGGTAAAGTTTTTTGGAAAAGATATTCGTCAAACTTCAACTCCAGCATTTTTAGCGCGTAAATTTGATGCTGCTGTGATCCCAGGAGTTATTCATACTGATGATGAAGAGAATTTCACACTTACATTATACGATGAGATCCCGGTTGAAAAGACAGATAATGAAGCTGCAGATATTCAAAAAGCCACACAACTTCAAGCTGACTGGCTCACTTCCGTAATTACAAAAGAACCGAAGTTTTGGTTCTGGCTTCATAGAAGATTTAAAGGGGATTATCCGGAGATATACGAAAAAAACTAG
- a CDS encoding EAL domain-containing protein, with protein sequence MNLITIGRQPMTDHNGNIQAYEWFFRQSEQKNTAVATSHLIMTLINQAGMEATMEADTIFLNIDIRFLATGLVQTLPKQKFVFDIPYSVALRHQDLEMISYLHKEGYRFALDNITIEDGWQEKIRSVLSMIEFLKIDMSNVTTSECIQLSPYKHSHKLIAHKLENDKQLQLAKQFGFELCQGYYISEPELKTYESLPILKRSIYELYKLIQADVSINQLADFFRDHIDIALTLLQFFSNLKIEYEKEITSFCDVLNAIGRKQLRDWSLMLVYSKIGMDDSEEVDSYYQRLKEKRARFAVELEDGPCDEKDFLALMKVYMEVI encoded by the coding sequence ATGAATCTTATAACTATAGGGCGTCAGCCAATGACTGACCATAATGGAAATATTCAGGCGTATGAATGGTTCTTTAGACAAAGTGAACAAAAAAATACGGCTGTAGCGACAAGTCATTTAATTATGACACTTATTAATCAAGCGGGTATGGAAGCTACAATGGAAGCAGATACTATTTTTTTAAATATAGATATCCGTTTTTTGGCTACAGGATTAGTTCAAACACTGCCGAAGCAGAAGTTTGTGTTTGACATCCCTTATTCTGTTGCTCTACGTCATCAAGATCTAGAGATGATCTCTTATTTGCATAAAGAGGGTTATAGATTCGCATTAGATAATATTACCATTGAAGATGGATGGCAGGAAAAAATACGATCTGTACTTTCTATGATTGAATTTTTAAAGATTGATATGTCAAATGTTACAACTTCTGAGTGTATACAACTTTCCCCTTATAAACATTCACATAAACTCATAGCACATAAACTTGAAAACGATAAACAACTGCAACTTGCAAAACAATTTGGTTTTGAATTGTGCCAAGGGTATTATATCTCTGAGCCTGAATTAAAAACATATGAAAGTCTTCCTATTTTAAAGCGTTCAATTTATGAATTATACAAACTAATTCAAGCAGATGTTTCAATAAATCAGTTAGCTGATTTTTTTAGAGACCATATTGATATAGCTTTAACACTTTTACAGTTCTTTTCGAATCTAAAAATTGAATATGAAAAGGAGATAACATCATTTTGTGATGTCTTAAATGCTATTGGAAGAAAACAGTTGAGGGACTGGAGTTTGATGTTGGTATACTCTAAAATCGGCATGGATGACTCTGAAGAGGTAGATAGTTATTATCAACGTTTAAAAGAAAAAAGAGCTCGTTTTGCAGTTGAATTGGAAGATGGGCCATGTGATGAAAAAGATTTTCTTGCTTTGATGAAAGTTTATATGGAAGTTATCTAA
- the ruvB gene encoding Holliday junction branch migration DNA helicase RuvB: MERVVEIETFNAEEESSEVTLRPDAWSEYIGQDQIKKNLGVFIEASKKRQEALDHVLFFGPPGLGKTTLALIIANEMQSNIKVTAAPMIEKSGDLAAILTNLEEGDILFIDEIHRLSPAVEEILYSSMEDYRIDIIIGSGPAAQTVKIDLPRFTLIGATTRAGMLSNPLRDRFGMNFRMNFYTPEELAQIVAQASRKLDKEIVHESALEIAKRSRGTPRIALRLLRRVRDFADVADESIITFDTTQYALNELGINSHGFDEMDIKLLNLLVSSKGKPMGLSTIAAALSEDEGTVEDVLEPYLIANGYLERTAKGRRATRATFDVLNMDYVNSDGTLF; the protein is encoded by the coding sequence ATGGAACGTGTAGTAGAGATCGAGACATTTAATGCTGAAGAGGAAAGTTCTGAAGTAACCTTGCGTCCTGATGCATGGAGTGAATATATCGGCCAGGATCAGATCAAAAAAAATCTCGGTGTATTTATAGAAGCGAGTAAAAAACGTCAAGAAGCGCTTGACCATGTACTTTTTTTCGGCCCTCCCGGTTTAGGAAAAACAACACTTGCTCTTATAATTGCCAATGAGATGCAGAGCAACATCAAAGTTACGGCCGCACCTATGATCGAAAAAAGCGGTGATTTGGCTGCAATACTTACAAATCTGGAAGAGGGTGATATCTTATTTATTGATGAGATCCACAGACTCTCCCCTGCAGTTGAAGAGATACTTTACTCTTCTATGGAAGATTATCGCATTGATATTATCATAGGAAGCGGTCCTGCTGCACAAACGGTAAAGATTGATCTGCCTCGTTTTACTTTAATTGGTGCGACAACACGTGCGGGGATGCTTTCAAATCCACTACGTGATAGATTTGGAATGAACTTCCGTATGAATTTTTATACTCCGGAAGAATTGGCACAAATTGTTGCACAAGCTTCAAGAAAACTCGACAAAGAGATTGTCCATGAATCTGCATTAGAGATCGCAAAAAGAAGTCGTGGGACTCCGCGTATCGCCTTAAGACTACTACGTCGTGTAAGAGATTTTGCCGATGTTGCAGATGAAAGTATTATTACGTTTGATACAACTCAGTATGCACTGAATGAACTAGGGATCAATTCACACGGATTTGATGAGATGGATATAAAACTCTTAAATCTATTGGTTAGCTCAAAAGGAAAACCAATGGGGCTCAGTACAATTGCGGCAGCTCTTAGTGAAGATGAAGGGACTGTTGAAGATGTACTTGAACCCTACTTGATCGCAAACGGATACTTGGAGAGAACAGCAAAAGGAAGACGTGCTACTCGTGCAACTTTTGATGTTCTTAATATGGATTATGTAAATTCTGACGGGACTCTGTTTTGA